A part of Dreissena polymorpha isolate Duluth1 chromosome 13, UMN_Dpol_1.0, whole genome shotgun sequence genomic DNA contains:
- the LOC127856028 gene encoding uncharacterized protein LOC127856028, whose amino-acid sequence MTSLQMQPGPSGSQCPSFENAKRRPYWRPDLDKAGSSSTSRESLHSENHADAFTGNSVASVGRNQEFGRESARVLRATRDVPEEVRARIRNQTRETRAEARFRARNLTYEADDEASENQDTGNESDIIERGAPERDRQTQRMRTRFARRH is encoded by the exons ATGACGTCATTGCAAATGCAGCCAGGACCCTCGGGATCTCAGTGCCCTTCTTTTGAA AATGCTAAGCGCAGACCATACTGGCGTCCTGACCTTGACAAAGCCGGAAGTTCATCAACGTCACGTGAAAGCCTGCATTCCGAGAATCACGCAGACGCTTTCACCGGAAACTCGGTCGCAAGCGTTGGGCGTAATCAAGAATTcg GTCGAGAATCTGCGCGGGTTTTACGCGCCACCAGGGATGTGCCGGAGGAGGTGAGGGCCCGTATTCGGAACCAGACACGTGAAACTCGTGCGGAGGCTAG ATTCCGTGCTCGAAATCTAACCTACGAAGCAGACGACGAAGCAAGCGAAAATCAAGACACCGGAAACGAAAGTGACATAATTGAGCGTGGCGCGCCAGAGCGAGACCGCCAAACACAGCGCATGCGCACAAGGTTTGCCCGTCGACATTAA